The following is a genomic window from Nicotiana tabacum cultivar K326 chromosome 3, ASM71507v2, whole genome shotgun sequence.
ATAGATTGTTTCCGTATTTATCCAATTTGCAGTAAGTAGTAAATATATGTTTCTGAACCATATTACCTGGCAAGTTTTAAGGTAATCCAAGTGGTTGCAACTGCCATATGTCAAAGCACAGTAAGCATTAATACGCAACATCATGAAACTAACATACGTTTGGGAGTCAGAAATGTTATGAGCTTTTTTGCATGAAGACACAAATAAAAGTATCTATAATTAAACGTCACGACACTGCCAACTTAAAACGTGGAATGCTATATAATGTATGCTTTTTAGACTTACAAAAATTCATCAACAACTTTGCTAAAAGGAAATTTAGTGATTGTCCACTGTTCCATTTTAAAGTCTTTTATAAAAGTTCATTATCTTACTACTCAAAGTaacttctttcatttttttttagtaTAGCCATAGTTTCTGAGCCAACTTATATTTTTGAATATTATATTCTTTTACAAATTTTTCTTATTAATATATGACGATTTGATGTACGAAGTATACGATATTTATGCAGGAAAAGAGTGTGATATAGGCATTCTATTTTGTTGTAAACATCAAGTACAAGTTGATTTCACGACTCGCTTCCGTAACTTATAGGTCACGCGAAGATAACTTTACTGTTAGTTCGAGATCCCCTTCTTTCTTATCGATATAGGTACGACAAATTTTTGTCTACCAAGATTTGAAGTAAATCAGAAAAGATcaagattttttttattctttatattgACAATATCGGAGTCAGTTTGCTTTCATTTCTGAGTACTATTTAACAAATATTTAGTAATTGTATCTTATCAACGTGCGACAAAAATCATAACTTTTTTTTTCCTATGCTACATATCATAACACTTGAGTGCTTTTGGTCTAGTGTTCCATAATACGTCTCTAAAAAATTAAAGTTGCTTGTCTTACTTACTGAAAGAGACTTACCTTCTTTTTTCTACTTATAAATCACTATATATGTTGTTAATTGCCTTGTTGGAATTGAGCCAATCTGAATATAAAGACATCATTTGAGTACGGCACTATATTAATACTGTGTGTTTGTTTGTGTAGCACTGACTGAAATACTAAGAGCAGATCGATGAAAGCAACAATAACATATTATTAACCTCGCTCTCCTCTCCAATCCCTCCTTTTGTTTCAACTTATAAGATCATTCTTTCTAAATCACCTCATGGCTGGCGGACAAAGTCGGTCAAGTCTCAACAAACCATGTATTCTCCTCATAGGTAATTTAATCTTCAGTTTGTTCCTAGATTTTAATCTCCTCTTACTTCGCTGTCACCAGGATGTCACGGTTGGAGCCGTGAAAATTGCCATATTGTAGTTCGGCTCTTTTTCGATACGAAAACTTAGTGCATCGGACTGTTTTTTTGCTTCGTAATTCTCGCCATAAACTTATCTTTCATTCTTGCATATTTACATATTGGACGTGTTTTGTATTTGGCAGTGATAGCGGGAATGGAGAGGTTTGCATTTAAAGGGGTGGCGTCAAACTTAGTGACATATCTAACAGATGTGGCCAAAATGAGTAATTCAGCGGCGGCAAAGAAGGTTAACAATTGGTGTGGTATTACGTCTATGCTTCCACTCCTTGTTGCTCCATTAGCTGATTCTTATTTGGACCGTTACACCACTGTACtggcttcttcctctctctatgTTGCCGTAAGTACTTTCCGTTCTTTACATTTCTACAACACCAGTAAGGTATCAGTGGAGAAACTAGGAATTTACTCGAGGGTATTTAAatttaaaggaagtgaaaaaaaTTCCGATAAAGGGcgttcaatatgtgttatatacctctaaaacgtaatattttatctatatacatagtgtaatttttcgacgaatgGTGGTCAAAATTTTTGTGTAATAAAGTATTTAGTTCTTGATAAGGAGGAAACTTCTAGTCTAACACGGGTCTAAAATTGTGTTAGGTTGCCAGTTTGAATCTCATAAAACGTGATATTCTTGTAATTTTTTATCCTCTTATTATAATTTTTAGTTTCTCTTCTGTATGtccattaatttttaaaaaatccaaacATCTCAGTGATAAATAAAGTAGACATTTCTCAAACTAATTGCACTCCTTCAAACTATATGTTAGGAGCTATCCTGGCTATACCTAATATAGTATATTCTTTTTATTAGGGAACTAGTGTCTATGTCAATTAAATTAGGTGTGATTTTTTTTGGTCAAAGACGGGAAAAAAATTTGATCTTCGAAAAGATTACTTTTTGCCACTAttgaggaagaaaaaaaaaattatgctgATTCTGTTGCGTATTTGGGTGTGACTAGTGTTAAATTAGTGGATTATCTACACGTTGATCATTAGCAAAAGCCACGGTGGACCGTGGATGTGCAGCCTGAGTCATCACCCACCTTTTTTCATATGTAGAGCGCAATAACGTTGCATTAATAACCTAAATCTTGCACGTAATAAATGTATCTTtatcaaagttttttttttaaaagtatgtATACAGTTTTAAGTTTGTTTTTGTCAACTCATTTACGTACATTATTGCTGTTTCAGGTGTGACTTATTGTATCAGCGCATTTATTATGTCTTCCCAGTGCATAATGCATAAAGATTTAATTTTGCCACTTCTCAGTTTTCATTTTTTCTGAGAATAATTACTGTTATAAACAGTTGAtttgaaatagtttgttttgtcCTCTAAACAAGGGCAACCCGGTGCACTAAGTTCCCGCTATGCGCGGCATCCGGGGAAGAGCCGGATCACAAAGGCCTATCGtgcgcagccttaccctgcatttctacggcccgaactcgtgacctcctggtcacatgacaacaatttTACTCCTTGTTTCGTCCAAGGAGTAAAATTTTAAAACTATCGTACGTTGAACCTCAGTTCTTGGTTATTCTTGAATACTTACAATTTAGTATTGCTGGCGGTTAATGAAAGACATTTAACATTAACAAATGTAGTACAAAAGTTGCAGTTTCCTAGCAGCATATGACCAGCAGATTagtactatactatattatagtGACATCTAAAAGGAGATATTAACAATAACTCTCTTTGACAAAACAATCAGGGTCTTTTAGCTTTGACATCATTGGCATTACAATGGCCATGGACTAATTCAGCTGACAAATCTGGCTTCTGTTCATCCTTATCATGGTCTCTGAATTTAATTTCACTTGGCCAAGCCGGTTACAACCCGTCATTGCAAGCTTTCGGAGCAGACCAATTTGACGATGATGAAGAACTGCCGAGCAGTAAAAATGATCAAAGTTCAAAGAAGAAAAGTTCCTTTTTTCAATGGTGGTATTTTGGTATATGTTGTGGCAGCCTGCTCGGCGTATCAATCATGTCTTATATACAGGACACATTAGGATGGGGCTTGGGTTTCGCCATTCCTTCAATTGCAATGGCAATATCAGTTATAGTCTTCAGATTTGGGAATCGATTTTATACACACAAAGATGGAGAAATTATTCATATCAAGTCATTGGGAGATCATATCGTTAAAGCTGTTAAAGCAGCTACCTCAAGATTGACCTGTGGTGAGATTGCTGTTCCaacatatactaacaagtcaaatgtCGTTGAGATCGAGTAAGTATttctgtaaatattttttttgcgAGTTCAAAATTCTACGCACGgataatacaaaatatataaatttcTTGGCCGAGtgaccagtggcggagccaccttataATATACTGTGTAGGAAAACATACACTGTGTAGTttggtaaaataaataaattatatgtatatatattatgtattgaCTCTCCTTAATTTCCTggtatgtttacttttatatattttgacaccccttaacgaaaattctggctccgccactgcgAGTGACGCTCCTTATGGCTGATTTTTGGTTCATAGACTCGAAGATAGACCGCTCTGCCAACAAGATTCAGGGAGCAAAGATGGTGCGGACAGAAAATCGGAGAATGGgatcaattttgttaaaattctAAAAGTGGTATTGCCTCTAATGCCAGTGTGGACTCTACTTCTGATGTTTGCAGTGATTTTTCAACAGCCTGCAACATTCTTTACTAAGCAAGGTGTGACAATGAAGAGAAACATAGGAAACAATTTCCGAATTCCACCAGCTGCGCTTCAGAGTTCAATCACCATATCTATAATTCTGCTTATGCCACTGTACGACACGTTCTTCATTCCGTTCGTTCGTGTTTTCACACGAAACGAAAAGGGTATCACTGTGATGCAGAGAATGGGAATAGGGATGTTTCTTTCAGTAATAGCAATGATAATTGCAGCTGTTACTGAAAGAAAAAGACTTGATATCAGCAGAAATTTGGTAACTTCTTCAGAAACTGTGCCAATGAGTATATTTTGGTTGCTCCCTCAATACATTCTGTTGGGAATTTCGGATATATTTACAGTTGTTGGTATGCAAGAGTTCTTTTATTCTGAAGTTCCGACAAATATGAGAACTTTAGGCATTGCTCTATATACTAGTGTTTTTGGGTGTGGTAGTTTTTTCAGCTCATTCCTTATATCCGTGATCGAAAATTTGACAAGTACAAGAGGAGCAAAGCAGAATTGGTTCTCTGATGACATGAGAAAAGCCCGTTTCGACAACTATTATTGGTTTCTGGCTTTGTCAAGTGCAGCAAGTTTTTTATTGTTCATGGTTTTCTGTCGATTTTACAGAAGCAGGACTATAACTGATTAGATTATTGGTAGTGACCGTAAGTTGGCAGATAGCTTGTTATTGTCGACTGATGTATTTTGTGATGTGAGTGACATAATGACATTCATTTCTAGGAGAAATCGAAGGTTCTGCACTTATTGTAAATCATCaaaaattgtatataaattaagataaattttggagttcttatttgtcacgacccattttctgaatAAGCCGGGACCGGcactcgatcactaaacatgaccgagcaGATCATTTCTACTTATCAAATCTACTATAATCTCACTCTGCTTATTAAATCTATTATAATCTCAAACTTTATATGCCACAAGGCACTAATGTAACCAAAtacttttaaataatttaaatatctaaaataaaccaacttcaaaactttattcgtagtaaTCAATAAAATgctgctaagttattatcaaaaatatctgaatcttaacccaacgactatgtctatgaagcc
Proteins encoded in this region:
- the LOC107829946 gene encoding protein NRT1/ PTR FAMILY 5.8-like, yielding MAGGQSRSSLNKPCILLIVIAGMERFAFKGVASNLVTYLTDVAKMSNSAAAKKVNNWCGITSMLPLLVAPLADSYLDRYTTVLASSSLYVAGLLALTSLALQWPWTNSADKSGFCSSLSWSLNLISLGQAGYNPSLQAFGADQFDDDEELPSSKNDQSSKKKSSFFQWWYFGICCGSLLGVSIMSYIQDTLGWGLGFAIPSIAMAISVIVFRFGNRFYTHKDGEIIHIKSLGDHIVKAVKAATSRLTCGEIAVPTYTNKSNVVEIELEDRPLCQQDSGSKDGADRKSENGINFVKILKVVLPLMPVWTLLLMFAVIFQQPATFFTKQGVTMKRNIGNNFRIPPAALQSSITISIILLMPLYDTFFIPFVRVFTRNEKGITVMQRMGIGMFLSVIAMIIAAVTERKRLDISRNLVTSSETVPMSIFWLLPQYILLGISDIFTVVGMQEFFYSEVPTNMRTLGIALYTSVFGCGSFFSSFLISVIENLTSTRGAKQNWFSDDMRKARFDNYYWFLALSSAASFLLFMVFCRFYRSRTITD